One window of the Conexibacter sp. SYSU D00693 genome contains the following:
- a CDS encoding Crp/Fnr family transcriptional regulator: MGTDAATAVGLLAQVPVFETLHPPDLARVAEVAVPRRFGGGQVIFREGDESDTCYVVRTGHARAIREHADGRTIALAHFGPGDIFGELAMFDDERRSATVETLDDVEAVAILGSDMRRLLREHPDIAVKLVISLGRRLREANERLARQSFQTVQSRVAGVLGQLVGQAQAEGAAERDVLVTITQADVAQLAGSSRESASRFLAVLERAGVVTQGRGRITVHDPDALQRYVY; this comes from the coding sequence GTGGGGACGGACGCCGCCACTGCCGTCGGCCTGCTCGCCCAGGTCCCCGTCTTCGAGACGCTGCACCCGCCCGACCTCGCGCGGGTGGCGGAGGTCGCCGTCCCGCGGCGCTTCGGCGGCGGCCAGGTCATCTTCCGCGAGGGCGACGAGTCCGACACCTGCTACGTCGTGCGCACCGGCCACGCCCGCGCGATCCGCGAGCACGCCGACGGCCGGACGATCGCGCTGGCGCACTTCGGCCCGGGCGACATCTTCGGCGAGCTGGCGATGTTCGACGACGAGCGGCGGTCGGCCACCGTCGAGACGCTCGACGACGTCGAGGCGGTCGCCATCCTCGGGTCGGACATGCGGCGGCTGCTGCGCGAGCACCCCGACATCGCCGTGAAGCTCGTCATCTCGCTCGGCCGGCGCCTGCGCGAGGCCAACGAGCGCCTGGCGCGCCAGTCCTTCCAGACCGTGCAGTCGCGCGTGGCGGGCGTGCTCGGCCAGCTCGTCGGCCAGGCCCAGGCCGAGGGCGCGGCCGAGCGCGACGTCCTCGTCACGATCACCCAGGCCGACGTCGCGCAGCTCGCCGGGTCCTCCCGCGAGTCGGCCAGCCGCTTCCTCGCGGTCCTCGAGCGCGCCGGCGTGGTCACCCAGGGCCGCGGCCGCATCACCGTCCACGACCCGGACGCGCTGCAGCGCTACGTGTACTGA
- a CDS encoding DUF4349 domain-containing protein — protein sequence MRSRPLPPDVLRELEELDRAVAGDPAAEPELLQLVADVRAAAPQADPAWAARLDGRVAEGFAPAPSAAPSVADRPARRRGLTWRLAPAGALLAGLVALVVVLGGSDDGERPTSAVSQSSTAAAPEAARDAAGAASADGGDGGAEPSATLEAVPPPTVQSDVAPSSTGRAYAPVPPVAPAPSRPGGSRSVERSAELELRVARKDVQRTGDGVVRTTQALGGYVQDSDVAVTDRGGTATYTLRVPSRRLQDALRRLSALGNVAALRQASEDITGQRDSAAGQLNDARAERRALLRALGRADSAREIAALRARIADNRRSIAQREAALTRVDRRAQLATVSVTVRAARADAAGDEDEGGAWTPGDALRDAWSVLQVIAGALVVGLAALLPVAALAALARLGLRRRREAVLEG from the coding sequence ATGCGTAGCCGTCCCCTGCCCCCCGACGTCCTGCGCGAGCTCGAGGAGCTCGATCGCGCCGTGGCCGGCGACCCGGCGGCCGAGCCCGAGCTCCTCCAGCTCGTCGCCGACGTGCGCGCCGCCGCGCCGCAGGCCGACCCCGCCTGGGCCGCCCGCCTCGACGGTCGCGTGGCCGAGGGCTTCGCGCCGGCACCGAGCGCCGCGCCGTCCGTGGCCGACCGCCCCGCGCGCCGCCGCGGCCTGACGTGGCGCCTGGCGCCCGCGGGCGCGCTGCTGGCCGGCCTCGTCGCGCTCGTCGTCGTGCTCGGCGGCAGCGACGACGGTGAGCGCCCGACGTCCGCGGTCTCGCAGTCCTCGACGGCGGCGGCGCCGGAGGCCGCCCGCGACGCGGCCGGTGCCGCCAGCGCCGACGGTGGCGACGGTGGCGCCGAGCCGTCGGCCACCCTCGAGGCCGTCCCGCCGCCGACGGTGCAGTCCGACGTCGCGCCGAGCTCGACGGGCCGGGCCTACGCGCCCGTCCCGCCCGTCGCCCCGGCGCCGTCGCGGCCGGGCGGCTCGCGCTCGGTCGAGCGCTCCGCCGAGCTCGAGCTCCGCGTCGCGCGCAAGGACGTCCAGCGCACGGGCGACGGCGTCGTGCGCACGACGCAGGCCCTCGGCGGCTACGTGCAGGACTCCGACGTCGCGGTCACGGACCGCGGCGGGACGGCGACCTACACCCTGCGCGTGCCCTCCCGGCGCCTGCAGGACGCCCTGCGGCGGCTCTCGGCCCTGGGCAACGTCGCCGCCCTGCGCCAGGCCTCCGAGGACATCACGGGCCAGCGCGACTCGGCGGCGGGCCAGCTCAACGACGCGCGGGCCGAGCGTCGTGCGCTCCTGCGGGCCCTGGGTCGCGCCGACAGCGCCCGCGAGATCGCCGCGCTGCGCGCCCGGATCGCCGACAACCGCCGGTCGATCGCCCAGCGCGAGGCGGCGCTCACCCGCGTCGACCGCCGGGCCCAGCTCGCGACCGTCTCGGTGACCGTCCGCGCCGCGCGCGCGGACGCCGCCGGCGACGAGGACGAGGGCGGCGCCTGGACGCCGGGCGACGCCCTGCGCGACGCCTGGAGCGTCCTGCAGGTCATCGCGGGGGCGCTCGTCGTCGGGCTCGCGGCGCTCCTGCCGGTGGCGGCGCTGGCCGCCCTGGCACGGCTGGGCCTGCGCCGGCGCCGCGAGGCGGTGCTCGAAGGCTGA
- a CDS encoding NUDIX hydrolase — MAGEEVSAGGVVVRGLECVVIVPTRRAADGSKVLALPKGHPEKGESSQEAALREVREEAGVDARVLGRLGEVRYHYQRGGRRIAKRVDFFLLEHTGGSPDDHDHEVEVARWMALADAAQQLTYDGEREMVTRALSQLTDDG, encoded by the coding sequence ATGGCGGGCGAGGAGGTCAGCGCAGGAGGCGTGGTGGTCCGTGGCCTCGAGTGCGTCGTGATCGTGCCGACGCGCCGCGCCGCGGACGGCTCGAAGGTCCTCGCGCTGCCCAAGGGCCACCCCGAGAAGGGGGAGAGCTCGCAGGAGGCCGCCTTGCGCGAGGTGCGCGAGGAGGCGGGCGTCGACGCGCGGGTGCTGGGCCGTCTGGGCGAGGTCCGCTACCACTACCAGCGCGGCGGCCGGCGGATCGCCAAGCGCGTGGACTTCTTCCTGCTCGAGCACACGGGCGGCAGCCCCGACGACCACGACCACGAGGTCGAGGTGGCGCGGTGGATGGCGCTGGCCGACGCGGCGCAGCAGCTGACCTACGACGGCGAGCGCGAGATGGTGACCCGGGCCCTGTCGCAGCTGACGGACGACGGGTAG
- a CDS encoding ASCH domain-containing protein, whose translation MQVLNFYSTIFADQLKRGRKTATIRLGDKSHKYKKNQAVMVTIGYQHSPREKIFDAVIDQVEVKRVRDLTPRDIEHDNPEFRRHEEMIHFLEQIYGKKVTMDDIVTVVRFSQIIVNPPAFTDARLGIGGAQN comes from the coding sequence ATGCAGGTCCTGAACTTCTACTCGACCATCTTCGCCGACCAGCTCAAGCGGGGGCGCAAGACGGCCACGATCCGCCTGGGCGACAAGTCGCACAAGTACAAGAAGAACCAGGCGGTGATGGTGACCATCGGGTACCAGCACTCGCCGCGCGAGAAGATCTTCGACGCGGTCATCGACCAGGTCGAGGTCAAGCGCGTCCGGGACCTCACGCCGCGCGACATCGAGCACGACAACCCCGAGTTCCGCCGGCACGAGGAGATGATCCACTTCCTCGAGCAGATCTACGGCAAGAAGGTGACGATGGACGACATCGTCACGGTCGTGCGCTTCTCGCAGATCATCGTGAACCCGCCCGCGTTCACCGATGCCCGCCTGGGCATCGGCGGCGCGCAGAACTAG
- the groL gene encoding chaperonin GroEL (60 kDa chaperone family; promotes refolding of misfolded polypeptides especially under stressful conditions; forms two stacked rings of heptamers to form a barrel-shaped 14mer; ends can be capped by GroES; misfolded proteins enter the barrel where they are refolded when GroES binds): MAHKELKYDADARKALEQGVDAVANAVKVTLGPKGRYVVLDKKFGAPTITNDGVTIAREIEVEDVFQNQGAQLVREVATATNDVAGDGTTTATVLAQAIVRNGLKNVTAGANPLALKRGIEKAVDQVVDNIKSQAKEISGKDQIARVATISAGDEEIGDVIADAIEKVGKDGVVNVEEGQTFGMDLEFTEGMQFDKGYISPYMVTDQDRMEAVLEDPYVLIANQKIGSVRDILPILEQTIQGGKPLLIIAEDVEGESLATLVVNKLRGTFTGVAVKAPGFGDRRKRMLEDIAILTGGEVITEEMGLKLENTQLSQLGRARRVVVGKDTTTIVDGAGDTEAIKGRINQIKTEVENTDSDFDREKLQERLAKLSGGVAVVKVGAATETEMKEKKHRVEDALQATRAALEEGIVPGGGVALLQAAGGVSVDAIEDEDERTGARIILRSLEEPLRQIAENAGLEGSVVVSDVRKAKQGEGLNAATGEIVDLVSAGVIDPAMVTRSALQNAASIAKNILTTEAIVAEMPEKDGAGAMGGGMPDMGGMM, from the coding sequence ATGGCTCACAAGGAGCTCAAGTACGACGCCGACGCGCGCAAGGCGCTCGAGCAGGGCGTCGACGCGGTGGCCAACGCCGTGAAGGTCACGCTCGGCCCGAAGGGCCGCTACGTGGTCCTCGACAAGAAGTTCGGCGCCCCGACGATCACGAACGACGGCGTCACCATCGCCCGCGAGATCGAGGTCGAGGACGTCTTCCAGAACCAGGGCGCCCAGCTCGTCCGCGAGGTCGCCACGGCGACCAACGACGTCGCCGGCGACGGCACGACGACCGCGACCGTCCTGGCCCAGGCCATCGTGCGCAACGGCCTGAAGAACGTCACGGCCGGCGCCAACCCGCTCGCGCTCAAGCGCGGCATCGAGAAGGCCGTCGACCAGGTCGTCGACAACATCAAGTCGCAGGCCAAGGAGATCTCGGGCAAGGACCAGATCGCCCGCGTCGCGACGATCTCGGCCGGCGACGAGGAGATCGGCGACGTCATCGCCGACGCCATCGAGAAGGTCGGCAAGGACGGCGTCGTGAACGTCGAGGAGGGCCAGACCTTCGGCATGGACCTCGAGTTCACCGAGGGCATGCAGTTCGACAAGGGCTACATCTCGCCCTACATGGTCACCGACCAGGACCGCATGGAGGCCGTCCTCGAGGACCCGTACGTCCTCATCGCCAACCAGAAGATCGGCTCGGTCCGGGACATCCTCCCGATCCTCGAGCAGACGATCCAGGGCGGCAAGCCGCTGCTGATCATCGCCGAGGACGTCGAGGGCGAGTCCCTCGCGACGCTCGTCGTGAACAAGCTGCGCGGCACCTTCACCGGCGTCGCCGTCAAGGCCCCGGGCTTCGGCGACCGCCGCAAGCGCATGCTCGAGGACATCGCCATCCTGACGGGCGGCGAGGTCATCACCGAGGAGATGGGCCTCAAGCTCGAGAACACCCAGCTCTCGCAGCTCGGCCGCGCCCGCCGCGTGGTCGTCGGCAAGGACACGACCACCATCGTGGACGGCGCCGGTGACACCGAGGCCATCAAGGGCCGCATCAACCAGATCAAGACGGAGGTCGAGAACACCGACTCCGACTTCGATCGGGAGAAGCTCCAGGAGCGCCTCGCCAAGCTCTCCGGCGGCGTCGCCGTCGTGAAGGTCGGCGCGGCCACCGAGACGGAGATGAAGGAGAAGAAGCACCGCGTCGAGGACGCGCTGCAGGCCACCCGCGCGGCCCTCGAGGAGGGCATCGTGCCGGGCGGCGGCGTGGCGCTGCTCCAGGCGGCCGGCGGGGTCTCCGTCGACGCGATCGAGGACGAGGACGAGCGCACCGGCGCCCGCATCATCCTGCGCTCGCTCGAGGAGCCGCTCCGTCAGATCGCGGAGAACGCGGGCCTCGAGGGCTCCGTCGTCGTCTCCGACGTCCGCAAGGCCAAGCAGGGCGAGGGCCTGAACGCCGCGACCGGTGAGATCGTCGACCTCGTGTCGGCGGGCGTCATCGACCCGGCCATGGTCACCCGCTCCGCGCTCCAGAACGCGGCCTCCATCGCGAAGAACATCCTCACGACCGAGGCGATCGTCGCGGAGATGCCCGAGAAGGACGGCGCCGGCGCCATGGGCGGCGGCATGCCCGACATGGGCGGCATGATGTAG
- the groES gene encoding co-chaperone GroES encodes MKLKPLGDRLIVRAIEEEETTASGIVLPDTAKEKPQKGEVLAVGDGKVNEDTGKRTPLDVSQGDTVLYSKYGGTEIKVDGEDLLVLRESDVLAKVES; translated from the coding sequence ATGAAGCTCAAGCCCCTCGGCGATCGGCTGATCGTGCGGGCGATCGAGGAGGAGGAGACCACCGCGAGTGGGATCGTCCTCCCGGACACCGCCAAGGAGAAGCCGCAGAAGGGCGAGGTCCTCGCCGTCGGTGACGGCAAGGTCAACGAGGACACCGGCAAGCGCACGCCCCTCGACGTGTCCCAGGGCGACACGGTCCTCTACAGCAAGTACGGCGGCACGGAGATCAAGGTCGACGGCGAGGACCTGCTGGTCCTGCGCGAGTCCGACGTGCTCGCCAAGGTCGAGTCCTAG